The Gemmatimonadota bacterium genome has a segment encoding these proteins:
- a CDS encoding endonuclease/exonuclease/phosphatase family protein, translated as MDDALRLERTAATLRPLEADFIALEEVDRNVRRSGSVDQAKLLGDLLGMKAAFGPFMDYQDGEYGLAILSKHPIVRSTALRLPDGNEPRVALLVQVTLPNGDPLTVVSVHFDWVSDDGFRFAQAKVLAATLDTLSTPYLLMGDFNDEPGSRTIRLFERGAMEAEKPRDGHLTFPAAPAPVKEIDFVFVSPAMRWRVDSVAVVDERMASDHRPVMARLLLRK; from the coding sequence ATGGATGACGCCCTGCGCCTCGAGCGCACCGCGGCCACGCTGCGCCCCCTTGAGGCCGACTTCATCGCCCTCGAGGAAGTGGACCGCAACGTTCGCCGGAGCGGCTCCGTCGATCAGGCGAAGCTGCTCGGTGACCTGCTCGGCATGAAGGCCGCATTCGGCCCCTTCATGGATTACCAGGACGGCGAGTATGGGCTGGCGATCCTCTCGAAGCACCCGATCGTCCGCAGCACGGCGCTCCGACTCCCCGATGGCAATGAGCCACGGGTGGCACTGCTGGTGCAGGTGACGTTGCCCAACGGCGACCCGCTGACGGTCGTCAGCGTGCACTTCGACTGGGTGAGCGACGACGGCTTCCGGTTCGCGCAGGCCAAGGTCCTCGCCGCGACGCTCGACACCCTCTCGACACCCTACCTGCTGATGGGCGACTTCAACGACGAGCCCGGATCACGGACGATCCGGCTCTTCGAGCGCGGCGCGATGGAGGCAGAGAAGCCGAGGGACGGGCACTTGACGTTCCCGGCGGCGCCGGCTCCCGTGAAGGAGATTGATTTCGTCTTCGTGTCGCCGGCCATGCGGTGGCGAGTCGACAGCGTCGCGGTGGTTGATGAACGGATGGCGTCGGATCATCGGCCGGTGATGGCGCGTTTGCTGTTGCGGAAATAG
- a CDS encoding amidohydrolase family protein, giving the protein MRLSRRFALAALTLAAAPLFAQEPVKPAGQAEIRPGQFRAPEFPAPSILDYLPRNTLVVPTHMVPRAKYPVVDLHGHPPTLVLPEVINGVVRSLDSLNVRVMINASGSSGTRLTQQIAGVKAAGQAERFGFFTALNLRDVGPGSGAIIAAQLEADVKAGAVGLGEIGKQFGVSTRKRDGTRLQIDDPELDPVWEMAAKLKIPVFIHVADPAEFWSPLDFHNERWLELALFPDRRYQDRSRFPDFETLMGERDRLFARHPKTTFVIAHLGWHAQDLARLGKLFDRFPNLHSEIGAVLYDLGRQPRAAHAFFVKYQDRILFGKDAFYPEEYPYYWRVLETEDEYFDYYRGYHAFWKMYGMGLPDTVLQKLYFRNALRIIPGMPHTGFPK; this is encoded by the coding sequence ATGCGCCTATCCCGTCGATTTGCCCTTGCCGCTCTGACTCTTGCGGCCGCCCCGCTCTTCGCCCAGGAGCCGGTCAAGCCGGCGGGGCAGGCGGAGATCCGGCCCGGCCAGTTTCGCGCGCCGGAGTTTCCGGCGCCCTCGATTCTCGACTATCTCCCGCGCAACACCCTCGTGGTGCCGACGCACATGGTGCCGCGCGCCAAGTATCCGGTCGTCGACCTCCACGGCCACCCGCCGACACTGGTGCTGCCGGAGGTCATCAATGGCGTGGTGCGCTCGCTCGATTCGCTGAATGTGCGGGTGATGATCAACGCCTCGGGCTCCTCGGGTACGCGACTCACGCAACAGATCGCCGGCGTGAAGGCGGCAGGGCAGGCGGAGCGATTCGGCTTCTTCACCGCGCTCAACTTGCGCGACGTCGGGCCGGGCTCCGGCGCGATCATCGCCGCGCAGCTCGAGGCCGATGTGAAGGCAGGCGCCGTCGGCCTGGGCGAGATCGGGAAGCAATTCGGTGTGTCGACCCGCAAGCGCGACGGGACTCGTCTGCAGATTGACGACCCGGAGCTCGATCCGGTCTGGGAAATGGCCGCCAAGCTCAAGATTCCGGTCTTCATTCACGTCGCCGACCCGGCGGAGTTCTGGTCGCCGCTCGACTTCCACAACGAGCGCTGGCTGGAGCTCGCGCTCTTTCCGGACCGCCGCTATCAGGACCGCAGCCGCTTCCCCGATTTCGAGACCTTGATGGGCGAGCGCGACCGGCTCTTCGCCAGGCACCCCAAGACGACCTTCGTGATCGCCCACCTCGGCTGGCACGCCCAGGACCTGGCGCGGCTCGGCAAGCTGTTCGATCGCTTCCCGAACCTGCATTCGGAAATCGGGGCGGTGCTCTATGACCTGGGACGGCAGCCGCGCGCCGCACACGCCTTCTTCGTGAAGTACCAGGATCGGATCCTCTTCGGGAAGGATGCGTTCTACCCCGAGGAGTACCCGTATTACTGGCGCGTCCTCGAGACCGAGGACGAGTACTTCGACTATTACCGCGGCTACCACGCCTTCTGGAAGATGTACGGCATGGGATTGCCCGACACGGTGCTGCAGAAGCTCTACTTCCGGAACGCGCTCCGCATCATTCCCGGCATGCCGCACACCGGATTTCCGAAGTGA
- a CDS encoding GIY-YIG nuclease family protein, with translation MMDRKAMVRDYKETARPMGVYRVWNPVTGTSLVAASLDLPAILNRHRAQLKMGAHPTTALQAEWNAGASADFVFEVLDTLAPANPPVADPIPELQALEAMWLEQLGLVADRMHTLRSRRIG, from the coding sequence ATGATGGATCGCAAGGCGATGGTGCGTGACTACAAGGAGACCGCCCGCCCGATGGGCGTCTACCGCGTCTGGAACCCAGTGACGGGGACGTCGCTGGTGGCCGCGAGCCTCGACCTGCCCGCGATCCTCAACCGGCACCGCGCCCAGTTGAAGATGGGCGCGCATCCGACGACTGCGCTGCAGGCCGAATGGAATGCCGGCGCCAGCGCGGACTTCGTCTTCGAGGTGCTCGACACGCTGGCCCCCGCCAACCCGCCCGTCGCCGACCCCATCCCCGAACTGCAGGCGCTCGAGGCGATGTGGCTGGAGCAACTCGGCCTCGTCGCCGATCGGATGCACACGCTCAGGTCGCGACGGATCGGCTGA
- a CDS encoding DUF305 domain-containing protein codes for MKAPLPFALLVAVLLAPGLAAQAPARTGSSAADVKFITGMIPHHAQAVQMGRWAPTHGASAALKRFAERIVVAQRDEIAAMRTWLRQQGQPVPDTNATHVMMKMDGMDHAMLMPGMLTDEEMAKLDGLRGVEFDRFFLSSMIKHHGGAVSMVDELFASYGAGQDEFVFRFASDVFADQTTEIEFLQGMLDALPPPAARP; via the coding sequence ATGAAGGCCCCTTTGCCGTTCGCCCTGCTCGTTGCCGTGTTGCTGGCCCCCGGGCTGGCAGCCCAGGCCCCGGCACGCACCGGCAGCTCGGCCGCCGACGTGAAGTTCATCACCGGAATGATCCCCCATCACGCCCAGGCGGTGCAGATGGGTCGCTGGGCGCCGACGCACGGGGCGAGTGCCGCGCTGAAGCGATTCGCCGAGCGGATCGTGGTGGCCCAGCGCGACGAGATCGCGGCGATGCGCACCTGGCTCCGACAGCAGGGCCAGCCGGTGCCGGACACCAACGCCACCCATGTCATGATGAAGATGGACGGCATGGACCACGCGATGTTGATGCCTGGGATGCTGACCGATGAGGAGATGGCCAAGCTCGATGGCCTGCGTGGCGTCGAGTTCGACCGCTTCTTCCTCTCGTCAATGATCAAGCACCACGGCGGCGCCGTCTCGATGGTGGACGAACTCTTCGCGTCGTACGGCGCGGGGCAAGACGAGTTCGTCTTCCGCTTCGCTTCCGACGTCTTCGCCGACCAGACCACCGAAATTGAATTCCTGCAGGGAATGCTCGATGCCCTGCCGCCGCCTGCCGCACGTCCCTAG
- a CDS encoding DUF3536 domain-containing protein — MLRRTVNAYAWCSFDVGPTLFRWFDWHAPDVGAAIVDGDRASLARLGVGNAIAQPYHHVILPLASRRDKVTEVRWGIRDFRRRFGRDPEGMWLPETAVDSETLEVLAQEGIRFTVLSPHQVTSPPPHGRPGRWRSGAHELAIFCYDGALAHDIAFSDVLRDTTGWHARIAAMPMADDGPTITSVATDGETFGHHHRSGDLALAALIDQVDQDPATRMTNFGALLAAHSPAQDVVLVERTAWSCPHALGRWQGDCGCRMDGNTSQAWRTPLRLGLQQLAETVHAVVEGAWPEGHGDPWTTRDLAGPELDGVSELPSAAKRLLEAERHALAMFTSCGWFFDDIARIEPPIVMRHAARAIEWLPPTAQPAAEATLLATLGQARSNDPTKGDGITIWQRDVKVDAHGPARLAAGIAALRDVTPDALDDLVLPVHTFRLEGDDIVLRQVRTDEEVRWRAESVIHGVVPLRMHVRRVDAPEVAAEVVPIACVPRPVRVLLAQAAHPMVFDATLGPAARDALGDGLLPLPAALTAAFAGAWALVARDGLDDAGVVVHAVLDLHDLAEVELPESSRIAAFEALTALPGSPARDTLAARLLIAL, encoded by the coding sequence TTGCTCCGACGCACCGTCAACGCCTATGCGTGGTGTTCGTTCGACGTCGGTCCGACGCTCTTCCGTTGGTTCGATTGGCACGCCCCCGACGTCGGCGCCGCCATCGTCGACGGCGACCGCGCCTCGCTCGCCCGCCTCGGTGTCGGCAACGCGATCGCCCAGCCCTACCATCACGTCATTCTGCCGCTCGCGTCGCGCCGTGACAAGGTCACCGAGGTCCGCTGGGGGATCCGCGACTTCCGTCGCCGCTTCGGCCGCGACCCGGAAGGGATGTGGCTTCCCGAGACCGCTGTCGACAGCGAGACGCTCGAGGTCCTGGCACAGGAGGGGATTCGCTTCACCGTCCTCTCGCCGCATCAGGTTACGTCACCCCCGCCGCACGGTCGTCCGGGACGGTGGCGCAGCGGCGCGCACGAGCTGGCCATCTTCTGCTATGACGGCGCGCTCGCGCACGACATCGCCTTCAGCGACGTGCTCCGTGACACGACCGGGTGGCACGCCCGAATCGCGGCCATGCCGATGGCCGACGACGGCCCCACCATTACCTCGGTGGCCACCGATGGCGAGACCTTCGGGCATCACCACCGCAGCGGCGATCTTGCCCTCGCGGCGCTGATCGACCAGGTCGACCAGGACCCCGCCACGCGGATGACCAACTTCGGTGCGCTCCTCGCCGCGCATTCGCCGGCGCAGGACGTCGTCCTGGTCGAGCGGACGGCCTGGAGTTGCCCGCACGCCCTCGGACGCTGGCAGGGCGACTGCGGCTGCCGGATGGATGGCAACACGTCGCAGGCGTGGCGCACACCACTCCGGCTCGGGTTGCAGCAACTGGCAGAGACGGTCCACGCGGTCGTCGAGGGAGCCTGGCCCGAGGGTCATGGCGATCCGTGGACCACCCGCGACCTCGCCGGACCGGAACTCGATGGAGTCAGCGAGCTGCCGAGCGCGGCGAAGCGCTTGCTCGAGGCGGAGCGGCACGCGCTGGCGATGTTCACCTCCTGCGGCTGGTTCTTCGACGACATTGCCCGCATCGAGCCACCGATCGTGATGCGGCATGCCGCGCGCGCCATCGAGTGGCTCCCGCCGACGGCGCAGCCCGCCGCGGAGGCCACGCTGCTTGCCACGCTCGGCCAGGCCCGGAGCAACGACCCCACCAAGGGCGACGGGATCACCATCTGGCAACGGGATGTCAAGGTGGACGCGCACGGGCCGGCCCGCCTCGCCGCCGGCATTGCGGCCCTCCGCGACGTGACCCCCGATGCGCTCGACGACCTGGTCCTCCCGGTGCACACTTTCCGCCTGGAGGGCGACGACATCGTCCTCCGTCAGGTGCGAACCGACGAAGAAGTCCGTTGGCGCGCCGAGTCGGTCATTCACGGGGTGGTGCCGCTCCGGATGCATGTGCGTCGGGTGGACGCGCCGGAAGTGGCGGCCGAAGTCGTGCCGATTGCGTGCGTGCCTCGCCCGGTGAGAGTGCTGCTGGCGCAGGCCGCCCATCCGATGGTGTTCGACGCGACGCTCGGACCGGCGGCACGCGATGCGCTCGGCGACGGGCTCTTGCCCTTGCCCGCGGCGCTGACCGCCGCGTTCGCCGGTGCCTGGGCGCTGGTGGCCCGGGATGGGCTCGACGACGCCGGGGTCGTGGTGCACGCCGTGCTCGACCTCCATGATCTGGCGGAGGTCGAGCTCCCGGAGTCGTCCCGGATTGCGGCGTTCGAGGCGCTGACCGCATTGCCGGGGTCCCCGGCGCGCGACACACTCGCCGCGCGGCTGCTGATCGCCCTCTAG
- the glgP gene encoding alpha-glucan family phosphorylase has product MATNLAWSWHRSARALFRRIDDAVWRDSHHNPIIVLQKAPPERLEALARDADFCAHYDEVMEWLAVERSAPAGWFLEQYPGLDSSRPVAYFCAEFGLHASVPIYSGGLGVLAGDHCKTASDLAIPLVGIGLFYTKGYFDQRIRPDGWQEDSDDAVNPDTTPLVPVTAPDGSPWLTVLETFGRPIHVRAWTISAGRTVLYLLDTDLEANHPDDRELTSKLYAGGLPMRLRQEWILGVGGVRVLRALGITPGAWHANEGHAAFMLLERVREQILDGVSFDDAAKAVRATSIFTTHTPVPAGHDAFEVGQVLSCMGMGFLNDFGADVERVPRLGVHPAREPGQFQMTVLAIRLAGHVNGVAQRHGVVSRELWGDLWGDRPVDEVPIGAVTNGVHLATWMANPMLRLLDIHLAPDWSERLDEAETWDAVLGLDARELWHTHEELKGSLLRYIREEARRRWTGNWHEAAQVVAAGTLLDPHAFTIGFARRFATYKRANLLFRDIERLKALLTDKRRPVQLVIAGKAHPQDTPGKEVLQELYHFARDPMFEGRVAFLEGYDMHLAHVLVQGVDLWLNVPRVPLEASGTSGMKAALNGVPQLSTLDGWWEEGYTGRNGWAIPKAAEGDDADLADAEQLYRLLTEEVVPLYYDRDDRGVPRGWVQRMKSAIQVAGRRFSARRMLQDYATNYYAPILRGDPFPDDPPLG; this is encoded by the coding sequence TTGGCCACCAATCTTGCCTGGAGCTGGCACCGCTCGGCCCGTGCGCTCTTCCGACGGATCGACGATGCGGTCTGGCGCGACTCGCACCACAACCCGATCATCGTGCTCCAGAAGGCGCCACCCGAGCGCCTGGAAGCGCTGGCACGCGACGCCGATTTCTGCGCGCACTACGACGAGGTGATGGAGTGGCTCGCCGTCGAGCGGTCGGCCCCCGCGGGATGGTTCCTCGAGCAGTATCCGGGGCTCGACAGCTCGCGACCCGTCGCCTATTTCTGCGCCGAGTTCGGCCTCCATGCTTCGGTGCCGATCTACTCGGGCGGTCTCGGCGTCCTCGCGGGCGACCATTGCAAGACGGCCTCCGATCTGGCCATCCCACTCGTCGGCATCGGCCTCTTCTATACCAAGGGGTACTTCGACCAGCGCATCCGCCCCGACGGCTGGCAGGAAGACAGCGACGACGCCGTCAATCCGGACACCACGCCGCTGGTCCCGGTCACCGCGCCGGACGGCTCGCCATGGCTCACCGTGCTCGAGACCTTCGGTCGGCCGATCCACGTCCGCGCCTGGACGATCTCGGCGGGACGGACGGTGCTCTACCTCCTCGATACCGACCTCGAGGCGAACCACCCGGACGATCGCGAGCTGACCTCGAAGCTCTATGCCGGCGGCCTGCCGATGCGGCTGCGCCAGGAGTGGATCCTTGGCGTCGGCGGTGTCCGCGTGCTGCGCGCCCTCGGCATCACGCCGGGTGCGTGGCATGCCAACGAAGGTCACGCCGCGTTCATGCTCCTCGAGCGCGTGCGCGAGCAGATCCTCGACGGCGTCTCCTTCGATGATGCCGCCAAGGCCGTCCGCGCCACCTCGATCTTCACCACCCACACCCCGGTGCCTGCCGGTCACGATGCCTTTGAGGTCGGACAGGTCCTCTCCTGCATGGGAATGGGCTTCCTCAACGACTTCGGTGCCGACGTCGAGCGGGTGCCGCGACTCGGCGTCCATCCCGCGCGCGAACCGGGGCAGTTCCAGATGACGGTCCTGGCCATCCGCCTCGCCGGTCACGTGAACGGCGTGGCGCAGCGGCATGGCGTCGTGTCGCGCGAGTTGTGGGGCGACCTCTGGGGTGACCGTCCGGTCGACGAGGTGCCGATCGGCGCCGTCACCAACGGCGTGCACCTCGCCACGTGGATGGCCAACCCGATGTTGCGGCTCCTCGACATCCACCTCGCCCCGGACTGGAGCGAGCGGCTCGATGAGGCGGAGACCTGGGACGCCGTCCTCGGCCTGGACGCGCGCGAACTGTGGCATACGCACGAGGAGTTGAAGGGCTCGCTGCTCCGCTACATCCGCGAGGAGGCGCGTCGGCGCTGGACCGGCAACTGGCACGAGGCCGCGCAGGTCGTGGCGGCCGGCACGTTGCTCGATCCGCATGCCTTCACGATCGGCTTTGCCCGACGCTTCGCGACCTACAAGCGCGCCAACCTCCTCTTCCGCGACATCGAGCGGCTGAAGGCGCTGCTGACTGACAAGCGGCGGCCCGTGCAGCTGGTGATCGCCGGCAAGGCGCACCCGCAGGACACGCCGGGGAAGGAAGTGCTGCAGGAGCTCTACCACTTCGCGCGCGACCCGATGTTCGAAGGGCGCGTCGCCTTCCTCGAGGGGTACGACATGCACCTGGCCCACGTGCTGGTGCAGGGCGTCGACCTCTGGCTCAACGTCCCACGCGTCCCGCTCGAGGCCTCGGGCACCAGCGGGATGAAGGCCGCCCTCAACGGCGTGCCGCAGCTCAGCACGCTCGACGGGTGGTGGGAAGAGGGCTACACCGGGCGAAACGGCTGGGCGATCCCCAAGGCTGCGGAAGGCGACGATGCCGATCTCGCCGACGCGGAACAGCTGTATCGGCTGCTGACCGAGGAGGTCGTGCCGCTCTACTACGATCGCGACGATCGCGGAGTGCCCCGTGGCTGGGTCCAGCGGATGAAGTCGGCGATCCAGGTGGCCGGGCGCCGATTCTCGGCGCGCCGGATGCTGCAGGACTACGCCACCAACTACTATGCGCCGATCCTCCGAGGGGACCCCTTCCCCGACGACCCGCCACTCGGATGA
- a CDS encoding sodium:solute symporter: protein MHPLNWAIIIGYLIYVIWDGLRRSKNTTNIEGYFLANRSLPWWAVGLSVMATQLSAVTMIGTTGQGATDGMRFVQFYFGLPLAMVILGVTLVPFLHGAKVFTAYEYLEKRFDAKTRSLTAFLFLLSRGMSCGTIIAAPAVVFSAIFGWNIAWCVALIGIPTVIYTMFGGVQAVTWADVKQMVLIVFALVAMVIVLLVKMPVSPGDAFELAGATGRLRVFDFSWDLTKTYTFWSGILGGTFLMLSYFGTDQSQVQRYLTAKSVDDARTSLLMSAYWKIPLQALVLIIGVLIWVFNLFFTPPLLVNPAAERQVQAARPAEFQTLQQRYLDATDARRSDARLAVAGDQGIGADRTLPDRAAFVASEAKVNAIRGEALALVTEVTGEPSRDVNYIVPYFVLHWLPLGLAGLFIAGVMAAAMSSIAAELNSLSTATVIDFYRRWWRPEGSEAELLRVSKISTGLWGIFACVVASYAANLGSLIEVVNRFGSFFYGSILGVFILAMLPRTSGPGAFFGLLAGMGAVASVSFGMPEVSFLWHNVVGAVSVVVVGSLISLVVTRRPAEPQLG from the coding sequence ATGCATCCGCTGAACTGGGCGATCATCATCGGCTACCTCATCTACGTGATCTGGGATGGCCTGCGCCGCTCGAAGAACACCACCAACATCGAGGGCTACTTTCTCGCCAATCGCTCGCTGCCGTGGTGGGCCGTGGGACTCTCGGTCATGGCGACGCAGCTCTCCGCCGTGACGATGATCGGCACGACGGGGCAGGGCGCCACCGACGGCATGCGCTTCGTGCAGTTCTACTTCGGCCTGCCGCTGGCGATGGTGATCCTCGGCGTGACGCTGGTGCCGTTCCTCCACGGCGCCAAGGTCTTCACGGCGTACGAGTATCTGGAGAAGCGGTTCGACGCCAAGACGCGCTCGCTCACCGCCTTTCTCTTCCTGCTCTCGCGCGGGATGTCGTGCGGCACCATCATCGCCGCACCCGCCGTGGTCTTCTCGGCGATCTTCGGCTGGAACATCGCCTGGTGCGTGGCGTTGATCGGCATTCCGACGGTGATCTACACCATGTTCGGCGGCGTGCAGGCGGTGACCTGGGCCGACGTGAAGCAGATGGTGCTGATCGTCTTCGCACTGGTCGCGATGGTGATCGTGCTCCTCGTCAAGATGCCGGTCTCGCCGGGCGACGCCTTCGAGCTGGCCGGCGCCACGGGACGGCTCCGCGTCTTCGACTTCTCGTGGGACCTGACCAAGACCTACACCTTCTGGTCCGGCATCCTCGGTGGCACCTTCCTGATGCTCTCCTACTTCGGGACCGATCAGTCGCAGGTGCAGCGCTACCTGACCGCCAAGTCGGTGGACGATGCGCGCACCTCGCTGCTGATGAGCGCCTACTGGAAGATTCCGTTGCAGGCCCTGGTCCTCATCATCGGCGTCCTGATCTGGGTGTTCAACCTCTTCTTCACACCACCGCTCCTGGTGAATCCCGCCGCGGAACGCCAGGTCCAGGCGGCGCGTCCGGCCGAATTCCAGACACTGCAACAGCGCTATCTCGATGCGACCGACGCTCGGCGCAGCGACGCCCGGCTCGCGGTCGCCGGCGATCAGGGCATCGGCGCGGACCGGACCCTTCCCGATCGGGCGGCCTTCGTGGCGTCCGAGGCGAAGGTGAACGCCATCCGCGGCGAGGCGCTCGCACTGGTGACCGAAGTGACGGGTGAACCATCCAGGGACGTCAACTACATCGTCCCCTACTTCGTGCTCCACTGGCTGCCGCTCGGCCTGGCCGGGCTCTTCATCGCGGGCGTCATGGCCGCAGCGATGTCGAGCATCGCCGCGGAACTGAACTCGCTCTCGACCGCGACAGTGATCGACTTCTATCGCCGGTGGTGGCGTCCCGAGGGGAGCGAGGCCGAGCTGCTTCGCGTCTCGAAGATCTCCACCGGCCTCTGGGGGATCTTCGCCTGTGTGGTGGCGTCGTACGCCGCCAATCTCGGCTCGTTGATCGAGGTGGTGAACCGCTTCGGCTCCTTCTTCTACGGCTCGATCCTTGGCGTCTTCATCCTCGCGATGCTGCCGCGCACCAGCGGACCCGGTGCGTTCTTCGGCTTGCTCGCGGGGATGGGCGCGGTCGCGTCGGTGTCGTTCGGCATGCCCGAGGTGTCGTTCCTCTGGCACAATGTGGTGGGGGCGGTGTCGGTCGTGGTGGTGGGGTCGCTGATCTCGCTGGTGGTGACGCGCCGACCGGCGGAGCCGCAGCTCGGATGA
- a CDS encoding DoxX family protein produces the protein MRAFPFLTLPTALRLLRVVTPALFMAHAVVRIANGSIPQFGEFMESVGFPNGTAVVWAITATELVSGAMILLGRQVRLMAAVLFCVAGMGIILIHWGNGWFVGEHGTGGSEYSVALLCMLVVVAAAADTAPSGVSRSVAT, from the coding sequence GTGCGCGCGTTCCCATTTCTCACCCTGCCGACCGCCCTCCGCCTGCTGCGGGTCGTCACCCCGGCCCTGTTCATGGCGCACGCCGTGGTTCGCATCGCCAATGGCTCGATTCCGCAGTTCGGGGAGTTCATGGAGTCCGTGGGCTTCCCGAACGGCACGGCCGTCGTGTGGGCCATCACGGCGACGGAGCTCGTGTCGGGGGCGATGATCCTCCTCGGTCGCCAGGTCCGCCTGATGGCCGCCGTGCTGTTCTGCGTTGCTGGCATGGGGATCATACTGATTCACTGGGGGAACGGCTGGTTCGTTGGCGAACATGGCACCGGCGGCAGTGAGTACAGCGTCGCGCTGCTTTGCATGCTGGTCGTCGTGGCAGCCGCGGCGGACACCGCGCCATCGGGGGTCAGCCGATCCGTCGCGACCTGA
- a CDS encoding glycogen synthase has translation MTTLPLLELPPIEGTPPMLVHLSAEYYPYARTGGLAEAAWGLHRYQARRGLETAAILPLYRVAHQHLHAMEQVGEPYTLDFGGRQERFRLWRDHDPASETPTYFIQHDGFFDRAGIYGEGGSDYPDNHRRFAAFAAAAVAALPRLTDGPVVLHAHDWHASLAAVYLRRWFGGDPWFDRIPVVLSVHNGGYQGHFPAEVMPELGLPWSLFNPDALEWYGKVNLLKGGLTHADMATTVSPAHAVELRTPEGGFGLQGVYQAMGDRFTGVLNGIDVDAWDPRTDRHLAARYSTDDLAGKRACKTDMQRRFGLPENPFIPVIALAGRMVTQKGLDIVVRNHALFQTAAQFVFLGSGEARYETAMQQLRTAMPHRIGVEGRFSDELEHVLMAGADLFLMPSQYEPCGLTQMRAQRYGTIPVARRVGGLADTIDDGVTGFLFDAYEDRAVVGGIWRALTEQRDHRAWQAMQREAMARDFGWDRVAEKYLSIYTSAIAHRAGRSG, from the coding sequence ATGACCACGCTGCCGCTGCTCGAGCTGCCCCCGATCGAGGGGACCCCGCCGATGCTGGTCCACCTGAGCGCCGAGTACTACCCGTACGCGCGCACCGGTGGCTTGGCCGAGGCGGCGTGGGGACTGCACCGCTATCAGGCACGGCGCGGACTCGAGACCGCGGCGATCCTCCCGCTCTACCGCGTGGCGCACCAGCACCTCCACGCGATGGAGCAGGTGGGCGAGCCCTACACGCTCGATTTCGGCGGGCGGCAGGAACGCTTTCGGCTTTGGCGCGATCACGACCCCGCCTCCGAAACGCCGACGTACTTCATCCAGCACGATGGATTCTTCGATCGCGCCGGAATCTACGGCGAGGGCGGGAGCGACTACCCCGACAATCATCGACGCTTCGCCGCCTTCGCGGCGGCGGCGGTGGCGGCGCTCCCGCGCCTCACGGACGGCCCGGTCGTGCTCCATGCGCACGACTGGCACGCCTCGCTCGCCGCGGTCTATCTGCGCCGCTGGTTTGGCGGCGACCCATGGTTCGATCGCATCCCGGTGGTACTCTCCGTCCACAACGGCGGGTACCAGGGGCACTTTCCGGCCGAGGTGATGCCGGAGCTCGGACTGCCGTGGTCGCTGTTCAACCCGGACGCGCTCGAGTGGTACGGCAAGGTCAATCTGCTGAAGGGTGGCCTGACCCACGCCGACATGGCGACCACGGTGTCACCGGCACACGCCGTCGAGCTGCGGACCCCCGAGGGCGGCTTCGGCCTCCAGGGCGTCTATCAGGCGATGGGTGATCGCTTCACCGGAGTGCTGAACGGCATCGACGTGGACGCGTGGGACCCGCGCACCGATCGCCATCTCGCGGCGCGGTATTCGACTGACGATCTCGCCGGCAAGCGCGCCTGCAAGACCGACATGCAGCGCCGCTTCGGGCTCCCCGAGAATCCCTTCATCCCCGTGATCGCGCTGGCCGGGCGGATGGTGACACAGAAGGGACTCGACATCGTCGTGCGGAACCACGCCCTCTTCCAGACGGCGGCACAATTCGTCTTCCTCGGCAGCGGTGAAGCGCGCTACGAGACGGCGATGCAGCAACTGCGGACCGCGATGCCGCATCGCATCGGCGTGGAGGGGAGATTCTCCGACGAGCTCGAACATGTGTTGATGGCCGGCGCCGATCTCTTCCTGATGCCGTCGCAGTACGAGCCGTGCGGATTGACGCAGATGCGCGCACAGCGCTACGGCACGATTCCGGTGGCGCGGCGCGTCGGCGGCCTCGCCGACACCATCGACGATGGGGTGACGGGCTTCCTCTTCGACGCCTACGAGGATCGGGCCGTGGTGGGCGGCATCTGGCGCGCGCTCACGGAGCAGCGCGATCACCGCGCCTGGCAGGCGATGCAACGCGAGGCGATGGCCCGCGACTTCGGCTGGGATCGCGTGGCCGAGAAGTACCTCTCGATCTACACCAGCGCGATCGCCCACCGGGCCGGTCGCTCGGGATGA